In a single window of the Arachis hypogaea cultivar Tifrunner chromosome 6, arahy.Tifrunner.gnm2.J5K5, whole genome shotgun sequence genome:
- the LOC112805617 gene encoding uncharacterized protein, producing MDKTWILKPRDSIEYRQGLNMFLDFAFANASSDNMIKCTCPQCGFQFIQTREDAYDHLLMKSFPAGYTLWLRHGEKPVEESSSCTPIVENPTPEVNPYIQMVHEAFNFTMPTGSEETTTADHVEDNDIELPYLYDGLSRDAQDFADLLADGAEELYPGCSKYSKLSFLVKLYHIKCMCGVSDKAMLMILDLLRDAFEQAQFPSTLYEAKKTIRKLGIEYKKVDACSNDCMLYRGEDENATKCKQCGTSRWKQKTRKGSVTKLKILVRKNGKPLPEKTLRYFPLIPRLQRLFMCSKTSSDMLWHKEADNNDGYLRHPRDAEAWKDFDAKYPDFSNDARSVRLALASDGFNPFRNMSTTYSIWPVILILYNLPPWLCMKQTSFILSMIILGPKMPGNNIDVYLEPLVDELKQLWDGVETYDANKGTTFKMRAALMWPVSDFPGLENLSGWNTYNGLACPTCNMDAKAQRLTFSRKWCYTGHRRFLNQGHKYRVDRTRFDGQVESRDPPMKYSRINVLRQQSNLQLSFGKNPTLTAKRRRIGEDEDQDDSVWKKRSVFFELPYWKDHMLRHNLDVMHIEKNICDNLVYTILSDSVKSKDNLKARKDLQSMGIRPELWPNEGGKYSSAIFTMSNPQKDVFLKTLQNVVFPDGYSSNIARCVDIRQRKLYGLKSYDCHILMEQLLPILVKNALPSPVSNVIASLSSFFRELCRKAVNPMQLGALQDHVVQTLCQIEMIFPPSFFTVIVHLTMHLVDELKLGDPVHYRWMYPIERAQAEGSIAEGYLSEEILTFCSRYLDNTETIINCPARVDDRPVDITNNT from the exons ATGGACAAAACCTGGATTCTTAAGCCACGAGATAGCATAGAATATAGACAAGGACTGAATATGTTCCTAGACTTTGCATTTGCGAATGCATCGTCGGATAACATGATAAAGTGTACATGCCCTCAATGTGGGTTTCAATTTATACAAACAAGAGAGGATGCATACGACCACCTGTTGATGAAGTCGTTTCCCGCTGGGTATACTTTGTGGTTGCGTCATGGTGAGAAACCAGTTGAGGAGAGCTCTAGTTGCACACCGATAGTTGAGAACCCTACCCCCGAGGTGAATCCATATATTCAAATGGTTCACGAGGCATTTAACTTCACAATGCCTACTGGAAGTGAGGAGACCACAACAGCGGATCATGTAGAAGACAATGATATAGAGTTGCCGTACTTGTACGATGGTCTAAGTCGCGATGCACAGGATTTTGCCGATCTTCTTGCGGATGGAGCGGAAGAGTTATATCCCGGCTGCTCGAAATACTCAAAATTATCTTTCCTAGTGAAGCTTTATCACATTAAGTGTATGTGTGGTGTGAGTGACAAGGCTATGTTGATGATTCTGGACTTATTGCGGGATGCATTTGAGCAAGCCCAATTCCCTTCCACTTTGTATGAAGCCAAGAAAACTATCCGAAAGTTAGGGATTGAGTACAAAAAGGTAGATGCATGCTCGAATGATTGCATGTTGTATCGGGGTGAGGATGAGAACGCGACGAAATGCAAGCAGTGTGGGACTTCACGATGGAAGCAGAAGACGCGAAAGGGTTCCGTTACGAAACTAAAAATACTTGTCAGAAAAAATGGAAAGCCTCTCCCAGAGAAGACTCTCCGTTACTTTCCTCTTATACCACGACTGCAACGGTTATTCATGTGTAGCAAAACTTCATCTGACATGTTATGGCATAAAGAGGCAGACAATAACGATGGATACTTGAGGCATCCAAGGGACGCTGAAGCATGGAAAGACTTTGATGCAAAGTATCCTGACTTTTCCAACGATGCTCGCAGTGTTCGCTTAGCCTTAGCAAGTGACGGTTTTAATCCTTTCAGAAATATGAGTACCACGTATTCCATTTGGCCTGTGATTCTTATTCTGTACAATCTTCCTCCTTGGCTATGCATGAAACAGACATCTTTTATACTATCTATGATTATTCTCGGTCCTAAAATGCCGGGTAACAACATTGATGTTTATTTGGAGCCCCTGGTGGATGAGTTGAAGCAACTCTGGGATGGCGTTGAAACTTATGATGCTAATAAGGGGACCACTTTCAAGATGCGTGCGGCGCTAATGTGGCCTGTTAGCGATTTTCCAGGGTTGGAAAATTTATCTGGGTGGAACACGTACAATGGGTTAGCTTGTCCCACATGTAACATGGACGCTAAGGCTCAGCGACTAACATTTAGTCGAAAATGGTGTTACACGGGCCATCGCCGCTTCTTGAACCAGGGCCATAAATATAGAGTAGACCGAACTAGATTTGACGGACAAGTTGAAAGCAGAGATCCACCGATGAAGTATTCTAGAATAAATGTCTTAAGGCAGCAGTCTAACTTGCAACTATCGTTTGGGAAGAACCCAACTCTGACAGCCAAAAGAAGACGCATTGGTGAAGATGAAGATCAAGATGACTCGGTTTGGAAAAAGAGGAGTGTGTTCTTTGAACTCCCGTACTGGAAGGATCACATGCTGCGTCATAACCTTGACgtgatgcacatagagaagaacaTTTGTGACAATCTGGTCTACACTATTTTAAGCGACAGCGTCAAATCAAAAGATAATCTTAAAGCTCGCAAAGATTTACAAAGCATGGGCATTAGGCCTGAATTGTGGCCGAACGAAGGTGGTAAATATTCTTCAGCAATCTTCACAATGTCGAATCCACAGAAGGATGTATTCCTGAAGACTCTACAGAACGTGGTCTTTCCAGATGGTTACTCGAGCAATATTGCTCGTTGTGTTGACATCCGGCAGCGCAAGTTGTATGGGTTGAAGAGTTACGACTGCCACATTCTAATGGAACAATTACTTCCAATTTTGGTGAAGAATGCATTGCCAAGTCCGGTATCGAATGTGATTGCTTCTCTGTCCTCATTTTTTCGAGAACTCTGTAGAAAAGCTGTAAATCCTATGCAGCTTGGTGCCCTTCAGGATCATGTTGTGCAAACTCTGTGTCAGATAGAAATGATatttcctccatccttcttcactgTCATAGTTCACCTTACGATGCACCTGGTTGATGAACTAAAACTTGGTGACCCGGTACATTATCGGTGGATGTATCCAATAGAAAG GGCACAAGCTGAAGGCTCAATTGCTGAGGGCTATTTATCCGAAGAGATTTTGACATTCTGCTCCAGATATTTGGATAATACTGAGACTATAATCAACTGTCCAGCGCGAGTTGATGATCGACCTGTTGATATTACAAACAATACATGA